TCAGCGACGACGCCGTGCTGCTCGTCGTCGGGGCGCGCGTGCGCTCGGGCGGCGCGCGCACCGGGTCGACGGGCGTGCACGTCGCCGCGCACGCCCGGTGCCCGGTGGCGGTGGTCCGCTCGGACCCGCAGCGCCCGACCGCACCCGACGCCGCGGTCGTCGTCGGCGTCGACGGGTCGCCGGCGTCGCTCGTCGCGGCGCGGCTCGCGGCCCGCGAGGCGGTGCTGCGGGGGCGGCCGCTGCGGGTCGTGCACGCGCGCCCGACGATCCCCGACCCGTTCGGCCGCGGCAGCGTCCCGCCCGTCGCGACGGACGACGAGGACCACCCGACGCACCGCGCGGCGGCGGCCGTGACCGACACGCTGCGCGCGGAGAACGACGGACTGGCGGTCGACCTGGCGCTCGTCGACGACGACCCGGCCGACGCGCTCGTGAACCTCGGCACCGGCGCCGCGCTGCTCGTCGTCGGGTCGCGAGGGTTGGGCAGCTTCCGCGGGATGCTGCTGGGCTCCGTCAGCAGCGCGGTGCTCCGCGAGGCGACGGTGCCGGTGGTCGTCGTGCACGACGACGGCTGACGAGCGAGTACGGGGCGGCCGGTGCCGGTGGGCTGCAGGTGACCGGCCGCTCCCCGCGGCGACCGACAGGTCCGTGGACGATCGCCACGGCCCGCCGGTCGCCGGCACGCGAGGACCCGGGACCGCGAACGGCCCCGGGTCCTCCCGCGTGCGTGTCCGGCCGGCACGCGTGCGCCCACCCGCCCGAGCGGGGTGGTCCGTCAGCAGGCGGTGAGCAGCTCGTCACGCTCGAGCCCGGACACCTCGCCGGCCTCCAGCACGAGCCGGCGCGCGAGGTCGCGCAGCGCTCCGGCGACCGCGAGCGCGTGCCGCGTGGACGTCGGGTCGTCGTCGGTCTCCGGTGCGCGCGAGCGGCCGTAGCCGTCGACGGTCGTGCCGTCGGCGGCGGCCAGCACGGCGTGGGCCCTCGTGAGGGGACCGCGGGCGTCGTCGGGCGTCTCGACCAGGTAGACGGTTACTTCCCAGGGGTGCGACATGGCCTGCTCCTCTCCGTCGGCGGGGCGCCGCCGGGGTGGAGGCGCCTGGCGATGACTCCATCGTCCCCGGTCGGGGGCCGCCTGCCGTGGTCCGGAGGTCCCGGGTGGTGCGTCAGCGGGTGCCCACGAGCGCCGGGTGCCCGGCCGGGTAGTAGGCCCGGACCCAGTCGGGGAACTCGTGCACCAGGCGGTCGTACAGCTCGCTGTCCGCGACGGCGTCGATGTCGTCGAGCGCGAAGAACCCGGTGTTGTCGACCGCGCGGCCCCGGAGGTCGTCGAGCCGCGCGAGGATCCCGTAGCTCGAGCGGCCGAGGCCGATGAACTGCCAGAACACCGCGGCCGGGACGGCGGCGCGGATCGCGGCCTCGGTACCGCGGTTGTCGGTGACGCCGCCG
The sequence above is a segment of the Cellulomonas fimi genome. Coding sequences within it:
- a CDS encoding dsRBD fold-containing protein produces the protein MSHPWEVTVYLVETPDDARGPLTRAHAVLAAADGTTVDGYGRSRAPETDDDPTSTRHALAVAGALRDLARRLVLEAGEVSGLERDELLTAC
- a CDS encoding universal stress protein, producing MRADGPVVVALDGSPHSALTLDWAAHEAERRRAALLLVRVLDDTWQTMAWSWYPVVDLGDLATEVKEYLDVQAHLVEERHPDLTVETRALHGRVVPCLRDVSDDAVLLVVGARVRSGGARTGSTGVHVAAHARCPVAVVRSDPQRPTAPDAAVVVGVDGSPASLVAARLAAREAVLRGRPLRVVHARPTIPDPFGRGSVPPVATDDEDHPTHRAAAAVTDTLRAENDGLAVDLALVDDDPADALVNLGTGAALLVVGSRGLGSFRGMLLGSVSSAVLREATVPVVVVHDDG